The genome window TTATCCTTCACATCGTATGTGTTTAGGAAGGAAGCAGGAAACTGAGTATTTGCTCTCTTTGGATTCCATTTCATTTCGAAGAGAGTAAACTGTCCGTCGCTTTCCTCGATGTAGTCTATCTCTTGCTGTTGGTTGGTTCGCCAGAAATAGCTGTTTACATATCTTCCTTCATACTGGTTAGCTTTTATTCTTTCGCTGATAACGAAGTTCTCCCACAAGGCACCAACATCTTGTCGAAGGGTCAAAGGCGCAAAGTTTTGCAATATGGCATTTCGGATACCATTGTCGTAAAAGTAAAACTTCTTGGCTCGTTTCAGTTCTGTGCGCAGGTTTCTGCTAAAACCATTTAGCTTGAAGATGATATAGCATTTTTCTAGCAAGTCTACATATTTTTCCACGGTTTTGCTGTCCGTACCTACTGTCTGTGCCAGCTCATTGTATGAAACTTCGCTAGTAACTTGCAGTGCTAAAGCAGTGAGTAGCTTGCTAAGCAATGCAGGTCGGCGTATACTCTCTAAGGTGAGCAAGTCCTTATAGAGATAACTATTGGACAGATTGTACAAGATGTCTTTTGCATCTTTTGTATGATTGATGACATCTGGGTATGAGCCATAGATGAGGCGATTCTCTAGTGTTTGCTTTACTGTAAGTAAGCCTTGAGATTCGAGTAATTCACCAGTGGACAATGGAAAGAGATGATACTCAAACTTTCTGCCGGTCAGTGGCTCATTGAGCTTGTTTTGTAATTCAAATGAGGAAGAGCCTGTTACCAGTAATTGTACTTCAGGGAAGTTGTCGGTAATCAATTTTAGGGTTAGCCCTATGTTTTCTACTCTTTGTGCCTCGTCTATCATGACAATCTTGTGTTTGCCAATGAGCAATTTTAGTTCTTGGCTATTCACCTGGGATAGCATTTCTTTTACTTCTGGCTCATCACAGTTTAATTGCAATATAGGTTCCGTACGTTTTTCAAGTATCATTTTGAAAAGCGTACTTTTTCCTACTTGTCTGGCACCTATTATAATAATAGCTTTACCACCAAACATTCTGGCCTCTATCGTTTCTTGTAGTTTCCTTCTTATCATTTTATTCTTATGTTTAAATCTTCTGCAAAGATTATGCAAATGAGCGCAATGAAAGCTCGCTTTCAAATTGCCGAGTGCAGCTAATCTTCTGCAAAGATTATGCAAATGAGCGCAATGAAAGCTCGCTTTCAAATTGCCGAGTGCAGCTAATCTTCTGCAAAGGTAATGAAAATATTCGCTAATCCAAAAAATAACACTGTTTTTTTGGATTATAATCCGAAAATTCGTACTGATTTTTTGGATTAGGGACATTTTTGAGCTATTTTTGCCTTGTTAATAGGGTGCCATGTAACTTTAGTTTATACCCAATGTTATGGGTTGTGAAAATTCTTAATCTAGTATCTGTTGCTTGTAGCCCTAGGAGTTGATGATTGTTGTTCCAGAAGCTAATGCCTTTAACTCCTGTTCCTAATGATTGCAAGTCCTAGAATCGCATATCTTTTGGCGACCGCCAAAAGATATGCGGAAGGCATTCTTCTCACTATTACTTACGTCACTTGTAGGCATCAAGCCCTACGCTTGTAATCATTCAGTACTGGGAGGGCAGGTAACAAACCTGCCCTTCCAGTGCATTTTGATACGTTTGATAAAGTATTTGATATATGGCGCAAAGCCTATGTCGGATTATTCTTGTAATTTTGCAACGAATAAACAATTTAATCATATACGAATGAAAAAGAAAAATATCCAGACCCCCGTTTTATCAATGGCCATTGCTGCATGTATGATATCTCACCAGCAAAATGCGTGGGGCAGAGAAAAACCGTCCCTGCAAAATGATTCCGTGCCTTATGTAACCATGCCGGACGTTTCCCCTAAACTCACCACAGGAGATGGAAATCCCCTGCTGGATTTTATGTTTACAGCGGATCCAACTGCAGTAGAATATAATGGCAGAATTTATGTGTACGCAACAAACGATCAGCAACAATATGATTCAATAGGCGGTTACGGAAAAAACTCCTACGAATACATCAAATCTCTGGTGATGATGTCTTCCGATGACATGACAAACTGGACCTATCACGGAATTATTAAAACAGACAGCATCGCCCCATGGATACAAACATCATGGGCACCGTCGATCGCAAAACGTGAGGAAGCGGACGGCAAGACTCACTTCTACCTCTATTTCTCCAATAGCGGGGGTGGAACCGCAGTGCTGACATCCACATCCCCCATAGGACCGTGGTCAAGCCCGCTGAATCATAGTTTGGTAGACACAAACACTCCCGGCATAGCAGGAGAATGCAAAGCTGCTTTCGATCCGGGTGTAGTCATCGATGACAAAGGAAAAGGTTGGCTGACAGTAGGCGGAGGATGTGCTCGCATTATGCGTTTGGGAAAAGACATGATTAGTGTGGATGGCCCGATAAAGCCCATCAGGGCTCCCCATCATTTCGAAGCTAACGAATTAAACTACATCAACGGCACATACGTTTATACTTATAACATAGATTGGCAAGATTTTAGCGACTGGCCTCTCCCGACAGAGAAACCAACCACCTGTTGCATGAGTTACATGACTAGCAAAACTCCGCTGGTAACCAAAAGTTGGAAATACCAGCACAACTATATGAAAACCCCTGGAGATTATGGATTTGACTACAGCAACAATCATACACATCTACACAAATTCCGCGGGAAATGGTATGTATTCTATCACACAATGAGTTTGCAACATAGTTTCAATACAACAGCTGGTTTTCGTAATGTTTGTGTCGATGAAATACAAGTTGACGAGAATACTGTGAATATCCACATGGGTAATCAGACTCTGAAAGGCGTAAAACAGATACAGCCTATGAATCCGTTCATCATCCAGCAGGCCGAAACCACAGCAGCCACACAAGGTGTCAAGTTCACAAATGGAAAAAACATCGGGGACATGTATGCCGTTACCGTTCCCAACAAGACTGGCATCATTGCTGTCAGAGGTGTGGAATTCAACAAAGTACCTTCCAGTCTGGAAATTAAGGCATCCGGAAACGGAATCATAGAAGTCCGCCGGGATAGGCCGGACGGAGAAGTCATAGCTTCAATCAAAGTCGGTACCCCGCAAATGAAACTCATAGAATCCCAACTTCAAAAGAATATGACAGGCACAATGGACCTCTGTTTTGTCCTGAAAGGAAACAATATCACATTCGACGAATGGAAGTTCAAATGATAACTTCCTGATGACAAGGAGGGTGCATTGCCCATTATGATGCACTCTCCTTAACTTCCTGTACGTATCCCGCGCTGAGGAGACTATGCATGGAAGCTGTGCTATCGTTGGATTCTCTTGTTTGTTTTTGCAACACTAAGATAAGTGAATTCTTCGACATGGCAAAATCCTGGGCCGCTCGGCTCTGCCGCTTGACTTGTTCAAGAACTTTTTGCTGCTCAGGTGTTTAAAAAGTTTCTGAATAAGTTGTGTGTTTATACAATTACAGACCAAGATGTATGCGGAGGTCCCCCTGTGGATTATGCCTTCAGTTCTCATCAATGGATCCGCAAGACTTGCGGCAAGGATATCCGCTTTTTCTGGGACGACAGCGCCTGGATCGTGCAGAACGCCATAGGAAGCCAGAATTGGAACGAATACGCAACTCATATACAAAATCACGGGAATCTAGGGAAAATATATCCGAAAAACAAATACGGAGTGGAAGGCGACACTCCTTCTTTCCTACATGTAACCCCAAATGGATTAAACGATCCGACCGTATGTAGCCAGGTAGGTTGGGGTGGCTATTTCCGATGGGGACTGTCACCAGACAGTCTGACAACATGCTACACAAATGCAGATCCGGCAGTCAGATGCATATCGGAGAAATATGAAAAATACTTCTATCCCGCAATATTCGCCAACTTCATGGCACGTATGGATTGGGCTGCATACGGCAAAGGAAACCGTAACCCGATAGTCATCGTAAATGGTGAAAAGGGATTGAACCCGATTATAATTGAACCAGAAACAGAAGAGGAACTCCAATTAAACGCTTCAAAATCTGTGGATCCGGATAAAGATAAACTGACATTCCACTGGTGGATATTGCCGGAAGCGGGTACTTACACCTCAACGGTAAGTATCAGAGAGGCAGACAAAGCTAATGCCATTCTACGTATCCCCCAGGATGCAGCAGGAAAAGAACTGCATATAATCTGTGAAGTGACAGACAATGGGACTCCGGCGCTGACCAGTTACAGAAGGGTCATCATCCGCCCAAAACTTGGCGAGACATTCAACCTTTCTGGGCAGCGATAAACATAACTATAAAGGCAATGTTATCAGAAAAAGATAATTCAGTAATTGATATTTAACATATAACAAATGAGACGTTTACAAATAGGTTTGATGGTGTATCATTTTCATTATAATGTTGGCTATCAAACCTATTTGGTACTTCTCACAAAGTATTTGTTATACCACGCAAAGTCTTTTTCAGCCTTTTCTGTTACTTTTGCAAGCGGAAATGAGAAACATTTCTCGTTCCACGAATGAACAATTATTATCAATAAACTTAAAATTAAAAGCGTATGAAAAAATTTACTTTTGTATTGGCAGCAATGTTTGCTTTTGCAACATTGGGTAATGCCGCTGAAACTGAAGAAACAGTTTATTTCGGTGGTGCAGCAAGCTGGGCATTCAAGAAGTTTGCAGACATTAATGGTCCTTTACCTTTGAGTGTAACAGCAACAGAAGATTGGAATGAAGTTACTTTGACAGACAAGGCTTCTATCTCTACTTCAGATTATAAAGCGATTAAGGTTTACTATTCTGATCTTACACAGGTTGGTGACAACAAGATGCAACTTGTCATTGGTGTTAAGGCTCCAGGCTATGGTAAGGACAACTGGGATTTGGATCCTGCTGATTATGTAGACGTTGATCCTGCAAAGGAGAGCGTAGAATTGGAACTTGGCGATAAATATGATGGCAAGTCTATTGACAAGTTGACATTGGCTTAAGAAAGTAGGTGCTTCTATCACTATTAATAAGGTGGTATTTGTGAAGCAGAATGGTGATGAGGAAATTCAGAGTACCTCTGCAAGTGGAGAGGTAAAGCAGGTAACTGCTACTCCTTGGTTTGAGTTCACTCAGTGGAATTTGCAGTATCTTTGTGACAAGACTTGCACATTGTTGACCTATACAAAGTCTGCTGAGGAGTCTCAGAAATATGTTATCGAGTTCGCTGAGCCTACTAAGGATGCATTGCAGTGGTTGCCGATGGCTGTTACTGCTGGTGACGATGAGGTCCCTGCTTATATCGGCATTCCTGTTGGAAGTG of Segatella copri contains these proteins:
- a CDS encoding ATP-binding protein; translated protein: MIRRKLQETIEARMFGGKAIIIIGARQVGKSTLFKMILEKRTEPILQLNCDEPEVKEMLSQVNSQELKLLIGKHKIVMIDEAQRVENIGLTLKLITDNFPEVQLLVTGSSSFELQNKLNEPLTGRKFEYHLFPLSTGELLESQGLLTVKQTLENRLIYGSYPDVINHTKDAKDILYNLSNSYLYKDLLTLESIRRPALLSKLLTALALQVTSEVSYNELAQTVGTDSKTVEKYVDLLEKCYIIFKLNGFSRNLRTELKRAKKFYFYDNGIRNAILQNFAPLTLRQDVGALWENFVISERIKANQYEGRYVNSYFWRTNQQQEIDYIEESDGQFTLFEMKWNPKRANTQFPASFLNTYDVKDKTIITPENWLEHL
- a CDS encoding glycoside hydrolase family 43 protein; the protein is MKKKNIQTPVLSMAIAACMISHQQNAWGREKPSLQNDSVPYVTMPDVSPKLTTGDGNPLLDFMFTADPTAVEYNGRIYVYATNDQQQYDSIGGYGKNSYEYIKSLVMMSSDDMTNWTYHGIIKTDSIAPWIQTSWAPSIAKREEADGKTHFYLYFSNSGGGTAVLTSTSPIGPWSSPLNHSLVDTNTPGIAGECKAAFDPGVVIDDKGKGWLTVGGGCARIMRLGKDMISVDGPIKPIRAPHHFEANELNYINGTYVYTYNIDWQDFSDWPLPTEKPTTCCMSYMTSKTPLVTKSWKYQHNYMKTPGDYGFDYSNNHTHLHKFRGKWYVFYHTMSLQHSFNTTAGFRNVCVDEIQVDENTVNIHMGNQTLKGVKQIQPMNPFIIQQAETTAATQGVKFTNGKNIGDMYAVTVPNKTGIIAVRGVEFNKVPSSLEIKASGNGIIEVRRDRPDGEVIASIKVGTPQMKLIESQLQKNMTGTMDLCFVLKGNNITFDEWKFK
- a CDS encoding DUF1593 domain-containing protein, producing MFKKFLNKLCVYTITDQDVCGGPPVDYAFSSHQWIRKTCGKDIRFFWDDSAWIVQNAIGSQNWNEYATHIQNHGNLGKIYPKNKYGVEGDTPSFLHVTPNGLNDPTVCSQVGWGGYFRWGLSPDSLTTCYTNADPAVRCISEKYEKYFYPAIFANFMARMDWAAYGKGNRNPIVIVNGEKGLNPIIIEPETEEELQLNASKSVDPDKDKLTFHWWILPEAGTYTSTVSIREADKANAILRIPQDAAGKELHIICEVTDNGTPALTSYRRVIIRPKLGETFNLSGQR